In a single window of the Melioribacteraceae bacterium genome:
- the polA gene encoding DNA polymerase I: MTNSSIKIFTIIDAMAIAYKGYYAFISRPLKTNKGEPTSAVFGFINQLFKIIEDTKPNYLAVAFDSKEKTFRHEKYENYKSSREEMPEDLIPQIARIKEVIEAFNIPVYIAPGYEADDIIGTAVKLAEKKGFLSYAITPDKDYVQLITDKIKVIKPGKSTDEIVLIDEEKVIAEYGFEPKYMIDYLSLVGDSSDDIPGVAGIGPKTAVPLIKSFGILENIYKNIDQIEKDSLRNKLTENKENAFLSKELATIKCDVPIDINFEEAKFTPPDFNKLFRLFEELEFKSFPNKLKKIYLGEEQKEEKEVTPSTIQSTEKVIDKFDNTKVRYKLISEKKEASALAQKLLESDYFVFDTETDSLDTKTVNLAGVSFAMKKGEAFFVAVNPFIESESLFSLDLSDRLPLNDFIEIFKPVFESEKSKKICQNGKYDIGVLRRYDLTVNNFYFDTMLASYVIDPDEKHGMDDLAAKYLNYTPIPLSELIGAKKNPEKIFEVDTKRLTDYSAEDADVTLALYQVLDKILEKEKLSNVAYNIEFPLAPVLEDMERTGIRIDVESLNAFSGELQIMIENYTSEIFRLSGENFNINSTKQLQIVLFEKLQLPITKKTKTGYSTDARSLESLKGTHEVIDYLLNYRQITKLKSTYADALPNLIHPDTGRIHTTYNQAAVSTGRLSSIDPNLQNIPIRSELGKEIRKAFVPRDKDHVIVSADYSQIELRIMASICEDPTLMKAFINGEDIHKSTAALVFQVPLDEVTPDMRRKAKEVNFGILYGLGPFGLKSRLGITQTHAKEIIDKYFLSFSNVKKFMNDSIKQAQKLGYAETLSGRRRYLPNINSSNRVIKQFEERVAINMPIQGTAADMIKLAMIKIYDEFKKRKLKSKMVLQVHDELVFDVHKPELVEVTSLVKKEMENAFLLKIPVVAETGVGDNWLDAH, translated from the coding sequence ATGACAAATTCTTCAATAAAAATATTTACAATTATAGATGCCATGGCAATTGCCTATAAAGGTTATTACGCATTTATCTCCCGCCCTTTAAAGACAAACAAAGGAGAACCGACGTCTGCGGTATTTGGTTTTATTAATCAATTATTCAAGATTATTGAGGATACAAAACCTAATTATCTAGCAGTAGCCTTCGATTCCAAGGAAAAGACATTTAGGCATGAAAAATATGAGAATTATAAATCATCCCGTGAAGAGATGCCGGAGGATTTAATCCCTCAAATAGCAAGGATAAAAGAGGTGATCGAAGCTTTCAACATCCCCGTTTATATCGCTCCTGGGTACGAGGCTGATGATATTATTGGCACAGCAGTTAAACTTGCCGAGAAAAAAGGTTTTCTCTCATATGCTATAACTCCCGATAAAGATTATGTTCAACTAATTACAGATAAGATAAAAGTTATTAAGCCAGGTAAATCAACAGATGAAATTGTGTTGATTGATGAAGAGAAAGTGATCGCAGAATATGGATTTGAACCAAAGTATATGATTGACTATCTCTCATTAGTGGGTGATTCATCGGATGATATTCCGGGAGTTGCGGGCATTGGTCCTAAAACCGCCGTTCCACTTATAAAATCTTTTGGAATACTTGAGAACATTTATAAGAACATTGACCAGATTGAAAAAGATTCTCTTAGAAACAAATTAACAGAGAATAAAGAAAATGCTTTTTTATCTAAGGAATTAGCAACTATAAAATGTGATGTACCAATAGATATTAATTTTGAAGAAGCAAAGTTTACTCCCCCCGATTTCAATAAATTATTTAGATTATTCGAAGAACTAGAATTTAAATCGTTTCCTAATAAATTGAAGAAAATTTACCTCGGTGAAGAGCAGAAAGAAGAAAAAGAAGTTACGCCCTCAACAATTCAATCAACTGAAAAAGTGATTGATAAGTTTGATAACACCAAAGTTCGCTACAAATTAATATCAGAAAAAAAGGAAGCATCTGCACTTGCTCAAAAACTGCTAGAATCTGATTACTTTGTGTTTGATACTGAAACTGATTCACTTGATACTAAGACAGTTAACCTCGCCGGTGTATCCTTCGCTATGAAAAAGGGAGAAGCATTTTTTGTGGCGGTTAATCCCTTCATTGAATCTGAATCACTATTTTCTTTGGATTTATCCGATAGATTGCCTCTTAATGATTTTATTGAAATTTTTAAACCAGTATTTGAATCGGAAAAGTCAAAAAAGATATGCCAGAATGGGAAATACGATATTGGTGTTTTACGAAGATATGACTTAACAGTAAACAATTTTTATTTTGATACCATGCTGGCTAGTTATGTTATCGATCCGGATGAAAAACATGGCATGGATGATTTGGCGGCTAAGTATCTTAATTATACACCTATCCCATTATCTGAATTAATTGGAGCGAAAAAGAATCCAGAAAAAATATTTGAGGTCGATACAAAAAGATTGACTGATTATTCTGCCGAAGACGCAGACGTTACTCTGGCATTATATCAAGTTCTCGATAAAATCTTAGAAAAAGAAAAATTAAGTAATGTTGCATACAACATAGAATTTCCTCTTGCTCCGGTTTTGGAAGATATGGAGAGAACCGGAATTAGAATAGATGTTGAAAGTTTGAATGCATTCAGCGGCGAACTTCAAATAATGATTGAGAATTACACCTCTGAAATTTTCAGACTTTCTGGTGAGAATTTTAATATCAACTCAACAAAGCAACTTCAAATAGTACTATTCGAAAAATTACAGTTACCAATAACTAAAAAAACTAAAACTGGTTATTCCACCGATGCTCGTTCGCTAGAATCATTAAAAGGTACACATGAAGTTATTGATTATCTATTAAATTACCGCCAAATAACAAAATTGAAATCTACCTACGCTGACGCTCTTCCAAATTTAATTCATCCAGATACGGGCAGAATACATACCACATATAATCAAGCAGCTGTATCAACTGGAAGATTATCAAGTATAGACCCAAATCTTCAAAATATTCCCATCCGCTCAGAATTGGGAAAAGAGATAAGGAAGGCTTTCGTTCCAAGGGATAAAGATCACGTTATTGTTTCGGCTGATTACAGTCAAATTGAGTTGAGAATAATGGCAAGTATATGTGAAGACCCTACACTAATGAAAGCATTCATTAACGGTGAAGATATTCATAAAAGTACAGCGGCTTTAGTATTTCAAGTACCATTGGATGAAGTAACGCCTGATATGAGACGCAAAGCCAAAGAAGTAAATTTTGGGATTCTTTATGGGCTTGGACCTTTTGGTTTAAAGTCTCGTTTAGGAATAACTCAAACACACGCTAAAGAAATAATTGATAAGTATTTTTTATCATTCTCGAATGTTAAAAAATTTATGAATGACTCTATAAAGCAAGCGCAAAAACTGGGTTATGCGGAGACGCTTTCAGGCAGACGGAGATATCTCCCCAATATCAATAGCAGCAATCGTGTAATTAAACAGTTTGAAGAGAGAGTTGCGATAAATATGCCTATTCAAGGAACAGCTGCAGATATGATAAAACTCGCTATGATTAAAATTTATGATGAGTTCAAGAAACGAAAACTAAAAAGTAAAATGGTCCTACAAGTGCATGATGAACTTGTTTTCGATGTTCACAAACCGGAATTGGTTGAGGTCACTTCATTAGTTAAAAAAGAAATGGAAAATGCTTTCTTATTGAAAATACCGGTAGTGGCTGAAACTGGAGTTGGTGATAATTGGCTCGATGCACATTAA
- a CDS encoding PQQ-binding-like beta-propeller repeat protein: MSKIFNFIKKYGVLIFIIRRLISVIVIAWLLYGCTNTIQFKNMISNSDGVYMYGLNNERKFNYESQIGDSLTLLWTAETNGSQNYSSPVIYNDILFVGDLSGRLYAFDRKSGVQYGYKKFDGALEITPAVNNFRIICVINNLDEKYSTLIIYDYLSGRILNETIINGKVNAELLKYDEGVVVITTLGEVLKINYAGTVIWKTNLKKATYSSPVSDDKFIYVGNSSNEIIKIDLSTGIVVDKKSFLNPIECKLTMNSENIYLGDNRGFVYCLNTNLEIIWKVETGSKIINSIAVNDSLVISSNLAGDIYSINRLNGALNYSIKTGGMASSSPLIFADNIVVPFVNKKFLLISKRTGAIVNEISFERRLKTTPIFYDNILYIGSDRGLIHAFKKVH, encoded by the coding sequence ATGAGTAAAATATTCAATTTTATAAAAAAATATGGTGTGTTAATTTTCATCATCAGAAGATTGATTTCAGTTATTGTTATTGCCTGGCTTTTATATGGATGCACAAATACTATTCAATTTAAGAATATGATCTCAAATTCTGATGGCGTTTATATGTATGGCCTCAATAACGAACGAAAATTTAATTACGAATCACAAATAGGAGATTCATTAACTCTTCTTTGGACAGCAGAAACTAATGGAAGTCAGAATTATTCCTCACCAGTTATTTATAATGATATTCTTTTTGTGGGAGATCTTTCGGGCAGACTTTATGCGTTTGACCGAAAAAGTGGAGTTCAATATGGTTATAAAAAGTTTGATGGAGCTTTAGAAATTACACCGGCAGTTAATAACTTTCGTATAATTTGCGTAATTAATAATCTCGATGAAAAATATTCTACTTTGATTATTTATGATTATCTATCTGGCAGAATTCTCAACGAAACAATAATTAATGGCAAAGTGAATGCAGAGCTTCTTAAATATGATGAAGGTGTGGTAGTTATTACAACATTAGGTGAAGTACTAAAAATTAATTATGCCGGAACTGTTATTTGGAAGACAAATTTGAAAAAAGCAACTTATTCATCCCCGGTATCTGATGATAAATTTATATACGTGGGGAATTCGAGTAATGAAATTATCAAGATTGATTTATCAACCGGTATTGTTGTTGATAAGAAATCATTCCTCAATCCAATAGAATGCAAGTTAACAATGAATAGTGAAAATATATACTTGGGAGATAACAGGGGGTTTGTTTATTGCCTCAACACTAATCTAGAAATTATTTGGAAAGTAGAAACCGGTTCTAAAATCATTAATAGTATCGCGGTGAATGATTCATTAGTAATATCTTCAAATCTGGCGGGGGACATCTATTCCATAAACAGACTAAATGGAGCACTAAATTACTCAATCAAAACTGGAGGTATGGCTTCGTCATCTCCATTAATATTTGCTGATAACATTGTTGTTCCTTTCGTTAATAAAAAATTTTTGTTGATAAGTAAAAGAACTGGCGCAATTGTAAATGAAATATCATTTGAAAGAAGACTAAAAACAACGCCTATTTTTTACGATAATATTTTATATATAGGTTCGGACCGAGGGTTAATTCATGCATTTAAAAAAGTTCATTAA
- a CDS encoding PD40 domain-containing protein, whose translation MLLLLLYTSSNAQFFFFGRNKVQYENFKWKVLNTEHFNIYYYDDFGELAEIGAQIAEEAFDEYKVKFQHYITHKIPLIFYNTHTHFEQTNITSGFIPEGVGGFFEFLKGRVVIPYLGSVEKFRHVIRHELVHVFMVTKLLTQISDYRSSAERLPPLWFVEGLAEYWSTSWDTQSEMIMRDAVLNGIFAPLSNIESIYGSYLMYKEGQKFLEFVSDYYGEDKILAILNNFWKFKKFNELLEFVLDDSIEKIDERWIYEIRKQYFPLYSDRLPHTVGSKKITNFGYNYSPTVYEVNNQKWVYFIGNHTGYTSLMRLNLNYTDDYANAEIIIEGEREKEFESFHPLETSLALSNDGIAAFITKVEGKDVIHLYSIKDEEIINTLRYSSIIRIKSPSFSSDNSRLLFSATDSKGFSDIYYYDFNSKELVRLTNDYYDDNFPIFFGNDKIIFSSDRTDGLFAKKYNLFELDITSQTLRYLTNVNANLSTPKLSKNNNELYFTADYDGAFNIYKIPYNGTPSQGMHKVTSFLTSVYGFSFIDDKTIVTSAFEKFSFQFYIINLESHNQTDKFIAFDFSNIGKKWEEKRIVLKSESHRLEYEKEYTLDYAVSQFITDPVYGSRGGAFLSLSDLLGDDRYMLYVFNTAEVQSEIMKNFNIAISRISLKDRTNYGYGVFNYSGRRYDIRESNEFFYERVFGGFFSLYFPFSQFQRIEADFSIANSDKSIIEGFLTRKSLLVSNSLSFVHDNAIWYATGPIDGSRFRVLLGYTSDVKYSNVNYYSFIVDYRKYFRLSLRSTLAARGAIFINDGKESRRYFAGGSWDLRGWPRFSIRGQKLWLSSIELRFPLIDQFTVNFPFFGLGFFNIRGAAYFDAGSAWDTKYRQTIGSMGFGVRLNLFNAIGLRYDIGKKIENNFTQFQNGFYYQFFFGWDF comes from the coding sequence ATCTTGCTGCTTCTCCTCTATACTTCATCCAATGCACAATTCTTTTTCTTCGGAAGGAATAAAGTTCAATACGAAAACTTTAAGTGGAAAGTTCTTAATACCGAACATTTCAATATATATTACTATGATGATTTTGGTGAACTCGCGGAGATCGGAGCGCAAATTGCTGAAGAAGCATTCGATGAGTACAAAGTTAAATTTCAGCATTATATAACTCATAAAATCCCCCTTATTTTCTACAATACACATACCCACTTTGAACAAACTAATATTACATCCGGATTTATACCTGAAGGAGTTGGCGGCTTTTTTGAATTTCTAAAAGGAAGAGTTGTAATTCCATATTTAGGCTCTGTTGAAAAATTTAGACATGTTATAAGGCATGAACTGGTTCATGTTTTTATGGTTACAAAATTATTAACACAAATTAGCGATTATAGATCTTCTGCTGAAAGATTGCCTCCACTCTGGTTTGTTGAAGGACTCGCTGAATATTGGTCCACCAGCTGGGATACACAATCAGAAATGATTATGCGTGATGCTGTTCTCAATGGAATATTTGCACCTCTTTCGAATATTGAATCAATCTATGGTTCTTATTTGATGTATAAAGAGGGGCAAAAATTTCTGGAGTTTGTTAGTGATTATTATGGCGAAGATAAAATATTAGCCATTCTAAATAATTTCTGGAAATTCAAAAAGTTTAATGAATTGCTTGAATTTGTACTCGATGACTCGATAGAAAAAATTGATGAAAGATGGATCTATGAAATTAGAAAACAATATTTCCCTTTATATTCAGATCGGCTTCCACATACAGTAGGTTCAAAAAAAATTACCAATTTCGGTTATAATTATTCTCCCACCGTTTATGAAGTGAATAATCAAAAATGGGTTTATTTTATTGGGAATCATACCGGCTATACCTCATTGATGAGACTTAATTTAAACTACACGGATGATTACGCCAACGCAGAAATTATTATTGAGGGGGAGAGGGAGAAGGAATTTGAATCGTTCCATCCATTAGAAACCTCTTTAGCTCTTTCAAATGATGGCATCGCTGCATTTATTACAAAAGTTGAAGGGAAAGATGTAATTCATTTATATTCAATTAAAGATGAAGAAATAATTAATACTTTGAGGTACAGCTCAATCATAAGAATAAAATCTCCAAGTTTTTCCAGCGATAATTCAAGATTATTATTTTCGGCTACAGATTCAAAAGGGTTCAGCGATATTTACTATTATGATTTTAATTCTAAAGAATTGGTAAGACTAACAAACGATTATTACGATGATAACTTCCCGATATTCTTCGGTAATGACAAAATTATATTTTCATCGGATAGGACAGATGGCTTATTCGCAAAAAAGTATAATCTCTTTGAACTAGATATAACTTCGCAAACACTTAGATACCTAACGAACGTAAACGCTAATCTTTCTACCCCTAAATTATCAAAAAACAATAATGAATTGTACTTCACAGCTGATTATGATGGTGCTTTTAATATTTATAAAATTCCCTACAACGGAACGCCGTCTCAGGGAATGCATAAAGTTACAAGTTTTCTAACCAGTGTTTATGGTTTCTCTTTTATTGACGATAAAACAATAGTTACATCGGCCTTCGAAAAATTTTCATTTCAATTCTACATAATCAATTTAGAATCTCATAATCAAACTGATAAGTTCATAGCTTTCGATTTTTCGAATATCGGAAAAAAATGGGAGGAAAAAAGAATAGTTCTCAAATCAGAATCACATCGCTTGGAGTATGAAAAAGAATATACTCTTGATTATGCTGTAAGTCAGTTTATTACAGACCCGGTTTATGGATCAAGGGGAGGAGCGTTTTTATCTTTGAGTGATTTACTCGGTGATGATAGATATATGCTTTACGTATTCAATACTGCTGAAGTGCAGAGTGAAATAATGAAAAATTTTAATATCGCCATATCACGCATTAGTTTAAAAGACAGAACAAACTATGGTTACGGTGTTTTTAATTATTCGGGAAGAAGATATGATATTCGTGAATCCAATGAATTTTTTTATGAACGGGTTTTTGGAGGATTTTTCTCTCTTTATTTTCCTTTTTCACAATTTCAAAGAATAGAAGCGGATTTTAGTATCGCTAATTCAGATAAATCTATAATTGAAGGATTTCTTACAAGAAAATCATTATTAGTTTCCAATTCACTTTCATTTGTTCATGATAACGCTATCTGGTACGCAACTGGACCAATCGATGGATCCCGATTTAGAGTACTATTGGGATATACCAGTGATGTAAAATATAGTAATGTAAATTATTATTCATTCATAGTTGATTATAGAAAATATTTTCGGCTCTCACTTCGCTCAACATTAGCAGCAAGGGGGGCCATCTTTATTAACGATGGAAAGGAATCAAGAAGATATTTTGCCGGTGGAAGCTGGGATTTAAGAGGATGGCCTCGCTTCAGTATTAGAGGTCAAAAACTTTGGCTCTCTTCAATTGAATTAAGATTTCCTCTCATTGATCAATTTACTGTGAATTTCCCATTCTTTGGACTGGGATTTTTCAATATTCGCGGCGCGGCATATTTTGATGCTGGCTCTGCGTGGGATACAAAATACCGGCAAACTATTGGCAGTATGGGATTTGGTGTAAGATTAAATTTGTTTAACGCTATTGGATTGCGATATGATATCGGGAAAAAGATTGAAAATAATTTCACACAATTTCAAAATGGGTTTTACTACCAATTCTTTTTTGGGTGGGATTTTTAA
- the ptsP gene encoding phosphoenolpyruvate--protein phosphotransferase, giving the protein MKTEQTNILKGIAAAPGIIITQAFIYQKEKETINDEKITDIEEACKNLETAVQQSKKELNKIFSLAVDKLGEKRAAIFEAQIMILDDPILFDNIKSRIKSEMRTPEYIVHDEISKYIDLLNLSNEAYMKERSHDIEDIKNRIIKNIKKKKWKSRVITDAVIVTGTISPSDTVLFSRDSVRGYVTDFGGLTSHAAIVARSLNIPAVLGLHDATNRIKDGDTIIVDGYKGEVIINPDEKQLTEYSKKVEKLQKYDKELDKLKTLPSTTIDGKEIQLLGNLDLTDELDFIINNCAKGIGLVRTEQLFEGNDVFPDEQTQYKLYKDISERIYPDTVIIRAFDIGGDKVLPVDLKEPNPFLGWRGVRLLLDSKDLFKTQIRAILRASAHKNVKIMIPMVASIVEIRETKKIVAECMKELSKEGIPYDKHLGIGVMIEIPSAAVMISEFADECDFVSIGTNDLIQYLLAVDRGNDIVSGIYQEFNPAVVRTLNNIIKECKKKGRDVSMCGEMAADPFALPLLIGLGLESFSVSPSAIPILKKLIRTMSFNDAEKLANDCLNLNTEKEINSLLHKFFNQELQDQIKSLY; this is encoded by the coding sequence ATGAAAACTGAGCAGACAAATATCCTTAAAGGCATTGCTGCCGCTCCGGGTATAATTATTACTCAAGCATTCATTTATCAAAAAGAAAAAGAAACTATTAATGACGAAAAAATTACAGATATAGAAGAAGCCTGTAAAAACCTCGAAACCGCAGTTCAACAATCAAAAAAAGAATTAAATAAAATATTTTCTCTAGCTGTTGATAAACTTGGAGAAAAGAGAGCCGCAATTTTTGAAGCTCAGATTATGATTCTCGATGATCCAATTCTTTTCGATAATATTAAATCAAGAATTAAGTCGGAAATGAGAACTCCCGAGTATATTGTTCATGATGAAATCTCAAAATATATAGATTTACTTAATCTCTCTAATGAAGCTTATATGAAAGAGAGATCGCATGATATTGAAGATATCAAAAATAGAATTATCAAAAACATTAAAAAGAAAAAGTGGAAATCACGAGTAATTACAGATGCTGTTATTGTTACCGGTACTATTTCTCCATCTGATACTGTTTTATTCTCTCGCGACAGTGTAAGGGGTTATGTAACCGATTTTGGCGGTTTAACTTCTCATGCGGCTATTGTTGCCCGTTCATTAAATATTCCTGCAGTACTCGGATTACACGACGCAACAAATAGAATTAAAGATGGCGATACTATTATTGTTGATGGTTATAAAGGGGAAGTAATAATAAATCCTGATGAAAAGCAATTAACTGAGTACAGCAAGAAAGTTGAAAAATTACAAAAATATGATAAGGAACTTGATAAATTAAAGACTCTTCCCTCAACAACTATAGATGGAAAAGAAATTCAACTTCTGGGTAATTTAGATTTAACTGATGAACTTGATTTTATAATTAATAATTGTGCAAAGGGAATTGGACTTGTTAGAACAGAACAGCTATTTGAAGGCAACGATGTGTTCCCCGATGAACAAACGCAGTACAAATTATATAAAGATATTTCTGAAAGAATTTATCCAGATACTGTAATTATTCGCGCGTTTGATATCGGGGGCGACAAAGTGCTTCCTGTGGATTTGAAAGAACCGAATCCATTTCTTGGCTGGCGTGGTGTAAGACTTTTACTAGATAGCAAAGATCTCTTTAAAACTCAGATTAGAGCAATTCTCCGAGCAAGCGCTCATAAAAATGTTAAGATTATGATTCCCATGGTGGCGTCAATTGTTGAAATCAGAGAAACAAAGAAAATTGTTGCTGAATGTATGAAGGAATTATCGAAAGAGGGCATCCCGTATGACAAACATCTTGGAATTGGTGTAATGATTGAAATACCCTCCGCTGCTGTAATGATAAGTGAATTTGCAGACGAATGTGATTTTGTTAGCATTGGTACGAACGATTTAATTCAATATTTGCTGGCGGTGGATAGGGGGAATGATATTGTATCGGGGATTTACCAAGAATTTAACCCGGCGGTTGTTCGTACACTTAATAATATTATTAAAGAGTGTAAGAAAAAGGGAAGGGATGTTAGTATGTGCGGTGAAATGGCTGCCGATCCATTTGCTCTTCCATTATTAATTGGCTTGGGTCTCGAATCTTTCAGCGTTTCGCCATCGGCTATTCCAATATTAAAAAAGCTGATTAGAACAATGTCATTTAATGACGCCGAAAAACTTGCCAATGATTGTTTAAATCTCAATACAGAAAAAGAAATCAATAGTTTACTTCATAAGTTTTTTAATCAAGAGTTACAAGACCAAATTAAAAGTCTCTATTAA
- a CDS encoding HPr family phosphocarrier protein, whose amino-acid sequence MIERTIKIVNNAGLHTRPAATIVKLASKYKCEFFLNKDGFHINGKSIIGVMTLAAEKGSDITLIFDGEDEEQASAEIIDYFNRGFDEL is encoded by the coding sequence ATGATTGAGAGAACGATTAAAATAGTTAATAACGCGGGACTTCATACAAGACCTGCGGCAACAATAGTTAAATTAGCTTCAAAATATAAATGTGAATTTTTTCTTAATAAGGATGGATTTCATATTAACGGTAAAAGTATAATTGGAGTAATGACTTTAGCCGCGGAAAAAGGTTCCGATATTACTCTAATATTTGATGGTGAAGATGAAGAACAGGCATCAGCAGAAATTATTGATTATTTTAATAGAGGATTTGACGAACTTTGA
- a CDS encoding polyprenyl synthetase family protein, whose product MLDNLLNGRKPNSLYEPCKYILEGGGKRIRPFMVLASAKAAGGKFSKVYNAALAVEVLHNFTLVHDDIMDNSDKRRGRLTLHKKYDVNTAILAGDNLIAIAYENLLKDCNGNTNKIAKTFTRGIIEVCEGQSLDKEFELRKNVTIAEYKEMIYKKTAALAQMCCSIGAQIIKADNKTVSILENYGKNIGMAFQIQDDLLDLLADEKEFGKKIGGDLVEGKKTYLFLKSLEKAKGVDKKKLLKVIANKGILREEIPLYKNLYQKLGILEEAEKEIKKYTKLALKNLDQLPNKQGIVLLIELANALITRNK is encoded by the coding sequence ATGCTTGACAATTTATTGAATGGAAGAAAACCAAACTCCCTTTATGAACCATGTAAATATATCCTTGAAGGAGGCGGAAAAAGAATTAGACCCTTCATGGTACTCGCCTCTGCGAAAGCTGCCGGAGGAAAATTCTCAAAAGTATATAATGCTGCTTTAGCTGTTGAAGTGCTGCATAACTTTACTTTAGTCCATGATGACATCATGGATAATTCTGATAAAAGAAGGGGAAGGTTAACTCTGCATAAGAAATACGATGTAAATACCGCTATACTGGCTGGAGATAATTTAATAGCTATTGCTTATGAAAATCTATTAAAAGATTGTAATGGTAATACCAATAAAATAGCAAAGACATTTACACGTGGGATTATTGAGGTATGCGAAGGACAGAGTTTGGATAAAGAATTTGAGTTAAGGAAAAATGTTACTATTGCAGAATACAAGGAGATGATTTACAAAAAGACTGCTGCTCTGGCTCAGATGTGTTGTTCAATTGGTGCTCAAATTATTAAAGCAGATAACAAAACTGTAAGTATCCTTGAAAATTATGGAAAGAATATTGGCATGGCATTCCAGATACAGGACGATTTACTGGATTTACTTGCAGACGAAAAGGAATTTGGTAAAAAAATTGGCGGTGATTTAGTAGAAGGTAAGAAGACTTATCTATTTCTCAAGTCTCTTGAAAAGGCAAAAGGTGTTGATAAAAAAAAATTACTGAAAGTTATCGCAAATAAAGGCATCTTACGTGAAGAGATACCTCTTTATAAAAATCTTTATCAAAAACTGGGAATCCTTGAAGAAGCAGAGAAAGAAATCAAGAAATACACTAAATTAGCGCTCAAGAATTTGGATCAGTTACCAAATAAACAGGGCATTGTACTTTTAATTGAATTAGCAAACGCATTAATCACAAGAAATAAATAA
- the fni gene encoding type 2 isopentenyl-diphosphate Delta-isomerase, with amino-acid sequence MDKRFTEKRKSEHIKLCLSDKVEYYKSNGFENYVFEHCATTEVDIKKIDLGTNFYNKKISFPFIISCMTGGTKEANDINQKLAIAAKELNIPIGVGSQRQALENNNNHDSFKIIRQNAGSVPVLGNLGAAQLVQSAKIIDEVKFLIELIEADVFVIHLNPLQELLQPEGEPNFSGLMKKLEKLTKSISTPVMIKEVGSGISKKSAKKLIEAGVAGIDVAGSGGTSWAAVELLRNKTKNDFLREWGLPTSYCVRKVSELKKKYDFTLVSSGGINSGIDIAKSIALGADLTASARIILNKLVKNDSVGVVNLVYEWFKDVKNIMHLTGASNLKELKKIKLLKSEELH; translated from the coding sequence TGAACATTGTGCCACTACGGAAGTGGATATTAAAAAGATTGATCTTGGAACTAATTTTTATAATAAAAAAATCTCTTTTCCATTTATAATTTCATGTATGACCGGAGGGACGAAAGAAGCTAATGATATTAATCAAAAATTAGCTATCGCAGCAAAGGAATTAAATATTCCGATAGGAGTTGGAAGTCAAAGACAGGCCCTCGAAAACAATAATAACCATGATAGCTTTAAAATAATTAGACAGAATGCTGGTTCAGTCCCGGTATTGGGAAATCTGGGCGCGGCACAATTGGTTCAATCCGCAAAAATTATTGATGAAGTAAAATTTCTAATTGAATTAATTGAAGCCGATGTATTTGTAATACACCTAAATCCTCTTCAAGAACTTCTGCAACCCGAAGGAGAACCTAATTTTAGTGGATTGATGAAAAAACTTGAGAAGTTGACAAAATCAATTTCTACTCCGGTGATGATTAAGGAAGTTGGTTCTGGTATCTCGAAAAAATCAGCAAAAAAATTAATTGAAGCTGGAGTAGCTGGAATTGATGTAGCCGGCTCCGGAGGAACTAGTTGGGCAGCAGTTGAACTTCTTAGGAATAAAACAAAGAATGATTTTTTAAGAGAGTGGGGCTTGCCAACTTCTTATTGTGTTAGGAAAGTTTCAGAATTAAAAAAGAAATATGATTTTACATTAGTTTCTAGCGGAGGCATTAATAGTGGAATTGATATTGCAAAATCTATTGCGCTTGGTGCTGATTTAACAGCTTCGGCCAGAATAATACTGAATAAATTAGTAAAGAATGATTCGGTTGGAGTTGTAAATCTGGTGTATGAATGGTTTAAGGATGTAAAGAATATTATGCACTTAACCGGTGCTAGTAATTTAAAGGAACTTAAAAAAATAAAACTTCTTAAGAGTGAGGAATTGCATTGA